The DNA sequence AGTCATGCTCAGAAATTTTTTACATGTGTCCTCAGATTGGGCCCATACATAAGTCTGTCaattttggtgaaaatatcCCATTCAAGAGTTAGAGCCATTTAAGTAAAAGTGGCAAAGCCGACTTCAAACGTTTTGACGTGTCATCGCAATTTAAATCAAATGTTCAACAttttttgtgattattattgATAACGGGACTCCAGAGAATCTTTCTGCACTGGTTTGGTTCCAGTCGGATGAACGGCCTAGGATTAGttcacaaaagtaggttttgcaaaGAATCCAGTATGCATCTGTGACAAAGAAAATCCAATATGGATCTAGTGCCACCATGTGGGCGATTGGGGCGAGGCTTTGCATCGTTGTAGACCGATAGAGTACTACCAACCCTCAAAGTTTCAGATCTCTAGGCCTTACGGTTTGGTCTGCACAATCAGTATtagggaataataataaaaatgcttaaaaaacaaTAGGGCTTCAGCACTTTGTGTTTAAACCCCTAAAAATAATGTGAACAATAGTTCCTGTGTAGTACtatttgttatttctttttttttatttttctactaTTTGTTAGTACTATTTTGACTTTCTTCCAACCACTTACATGAGAGTCACATGTAGACCTATGGCATGAAGTAAAAGTTGGTTTTGATGCTTCTGAAACAAAACATCCTTTCCtaattgctttcttttttccagacTCTTCTGCTTTTGTTCTGTCTATTTTTCTTCCACAGTCAAATTATAGCATCTTGTAAATTAACCATTTTGAATAACATTATCCATAATTCAGTGTTACACAGATAGGGTCTGAGTTCTAAAGACGTTGTAGTGTGACCAAGATGTAGTCTGAGAGCTCATCATcggtaaagaaagaaagagaaaacaatatTACACGTTATCTCACCTGCACAGGGCTAAGAACTGTGTTCCTCCTGCCTTGAACAGTAATGAGCGGTTTCTGAATGTCAACATTTACTTGAATGAGACTGGCATCTTCCAGAGCCACTACCAGACTCCCTCTCAAAGCAAGAGACCATTTGAGCTAAAaggacaaataaaatatatttcagtttcttttacacatttaccaacactttattttattttataccacagctgttcaactctcgattctgattggacagtaACAACTtgtacagggacttgtatataggacactccacataatcagattaaaaggaaggagtctccagtgtctgtgctttgtaacagtctgaggtaaagctTTTGAAATTTCTTGGGAACATgacataacaggaactaacttgttttgaggatgttccacaacattaaatgtaactataaatggataatatttgtcattctttaataagtgaaaaattgttagcattggcaaattgctgtggtataagaggaataaaacacttcaggatgtgccgtTATTAGAACTTAGCACTCTTTGCATTTGAGTCCCACTACAGTACCCTGTCAGTGATTATTgttatataacagcacatcccaagtTTTTATTACGTACATCAGACACATTATTATCAAACATACAAACCAATTAACCAACATTACCTCATTGTTCCAGCTGTCCACTGGGATCTGTCTGGTGAcctttgaataaaataatataaatctaaacTTAAAAGGCACCAATCATATGctgttttttcttaaatttactaagcagtgctttttttttttttttttttaaagtggtaCCTGGATGAAATCGGGGTCGCACTGAATATGTTCTGTGTTGGGTGGCGGTGGAACTACAGGACACTTCATTACATAATTATGTGTCCTGCCTCCAAAGCGGCTTATTCTCTTCATCAAGTTCAATACAATCACATAATGGCCATGCTGAAAAGAGGGACATTGAAAGTCTTGTAATTAAACATCAGTGTAGTGAGGAACGCTGAACTTGTAATTAGCCTAAAATATGACTATAAAACCGTGTGTGCAATAGTAATAAAGGTTTGGTTCAGATGTTTACCTCTTGTTGCACAAAGCACCCACTGTACATGACTCTGAAGATGTAGTTCCTGTCAGGATCTTTATGTAGGCCAAAGCCACATGCTGACAGCTGTTGGTTTAAGACCTCCAGAGACCCAAGAGtgactaaaaaaacaaatttcttTAAATGCTCTATTGTAAATTGCAACCATCATATTAAAGTTTAGGCAGTGGATCCTGAtaggctcttatattttatgatgcaataacagtCTCTCTCCAATGAGATTTTCCAATTCCAATtccaattttttacattttcagccTCCCTGTTTCCATgcagtaacttttttttcctgctgtatTACTAATGTAACAAGTGCATGATTCTGACTGAGAAATGAGAAACATGTTAATCATACATATGTCCTGGTGGCAGTTGTTAGCTGTGTAATTTACAGTATTATTGTATTACTATATCACTGTGTGTTCTGTCCAataaactgacatttttcaACTGTGCCACTATCACACAAAGACATcttaaaacaaccaaaaaagtGTTTTGGGCAGTAAAAtggttatattttttttccaatttactGCAGAATGTTTCTTCTTGTTTGATTGTAGTAATATGCTAGCACCCTTCTGGATGACACATCCCTTGTGTTGTACATCCTTCTCACCTTGAATCCTCAGCATTGCTGAAAGCCAGAGTCTCAACCCTTCAGTTCTCATTCTGTGGATCCATAGTTCCATATATTCTGAGAAGCACTCCACATCTCCCTCTAAACAAttgcataaaaaagaaaaaaaaaacaaagaaagcttTATGTTTGTATTGTATCATCCGTTTCTAATGTACATTACACTTGGCATTATCGAGCACCTCAATGTGTCAGATAACAACAGCTGAATAGAAAGACCCTGACGCCACTGTAATATCCAACAAATGTCTTTAATGTTTGCAGACTAAATAGAAAGCATTATTTTAACCAATTATAGATACTTCACTGAGAATTACCGATGAATTCTGCATCTGGATTTCCCATCCAGTCTCTGTTCTGCACCCGCAAAACTCCACCACATAGTATAGGAAACACAAAATAGCTGCATGGCAAAGAGACAGAAGAAGTAATGTTTTCACAACCTTTCCCGTAGGTCTATAGTTTACTTTATCATGTCTACATAGCTGCATTCAGTGTATGTCTTTGTAGGAAATTGCAATAGATCATTGTACTTACAAGAAAAAGATGAACATCCTGAGGTGCATCAGGGCCGTGGCTGACACATCTATGTCTGATACTGCTAGTAGCATATTCAGGGCTTATAAACGGAAGCATCACCTGTGTTTGCCTACTAAAAATCACAACTCAGTGCAAGGTGCACCATAAAACAACATCACAGGCTGAGGTAGAAAGTGGTTGGGAAGAAAGTAAGGACATTGTGTGGTGTAGTTTGTTACCTTGGAGTATTTTAACACCCACACACTTCTGCACTGTTATAATatacagataataaaaaaatctagtcCTAAAAAGGACTTGAAAGCTAAATATTTAAGGATATGTCTATGCAGTCCGGAGTGGTTGAGGGGATTTACAAACCAACAGCATAAGCAACACTGTAAACCCTAATGTtatctttatttaaacaatcaagTAATCATGActaaacattacttaaaatgttgcattttgttCCCATAAATCAAAAATCATAGTTCGTTTACCTACTTATTTACCTACAAAATAAGTGTTCAAGTGTTCTGAACTCAGAATTATGATTCATTATGAGTCTTTCTTTCATGTGATTGGCCATGCAAGGAGTTCTGCCTGGCATCAATAGAACTAATGCGCTGATTGGTAGATAATTGCAAAAGGTGGTCCTGTAAGTCTTGTCTGTTGCTGGTACTGGTGTAGTGAGGTTCCAGAGTTCATCATGAGTAGGCATGTGTTTACAAAGatatggcaatcatgtagaggatattttgtatataaagttacattttgttacaaaaaaaaaattgttcatttgTGAACTTAATTATATCAGTACACTGGTTCCCTAGTAGGCTAGTGGCTAGCATGTGGCACTCTCATCACTGTGGCCTGGGTTCAAATCACAGTCAAATTGAGTTAAATTGAGGGAATGAGTTTACTTGGTCAGTTGAGTTCAGTCAACTTGTTAGGGTTTTCAGTGAAGAACTGGCAATACACAACATTAATGGCAattgtaccacagtgctgttgaattcttgaatctgattggtcagtaggtgttcattcattttctataacagcagcgaTGACTGCTGTTCTGCAatttaaatcagatttatattaatgcacttgttctaatcaGTTCTCTTTattgtaacagctcattcacaggtacTTGTGTGGAGGCGCTGCacacaatttaatattttaaaataatgtaaaaaacatgctgttaattaacaaagaaaaaaatgtaattgttgatatggtgaagatttctgtgaggagatatttatttaacacttatggaaggagtctccagtgtcagtacttccCAGTCGGCATTTCAGCATTTATTCATGGGTGAATCAACATGATGGATCAAGATTGAATCACTGTTGAATTTGATTTCGATTTTGCAAATTAAATCAATGTTAATATCGCAACATTGTTTCAACATCTTACTTTTCAACATGGGTGAACTGGGTCTTGCATCAACGTTGAATTAAAGTTGAATTAAGTGTTGATTTTGCAAACCAAATGAATATTGAAATTTCAACTTTTTTTCAACGTCATACTTTTCAACATTGAATAAACTATAGGTTTTGTTTCCCTTCCACAACTGTGCATTCAATTATATAATAACCTAGTTTGCAATTAGATCAACATAAGACTGAGTGAATCAGTGATTTACTGTGCATATCCCATGTTTTCAATGAAATTTTTATATGTATGAAACTTGCTGTGCAAAACTTGCAATACTACTATccctatatataaaaataaacacctcTAAATAAGTCTGTGGTAAAGCTTGAACAAATGAGACTCCCTGGAAAAAGAGATTATGGCACCTTCCTGAATAAATGAGGGAAAGCAGGTGATACAAGCTATCTGTAGTGCAGGAGTGGGATGTTCCACACTGTattggagaagaaaaaaaaaaagaatgaataatgaatacaCAAACCACTTTttttagaatatatatatatatatatatatatatatatatatatatatatatgtgtgtgtgtgtgtgtgtgtgtgtataattcagGGAGTAACTGCTTGGGTGACAACaatagctttaagttttccaacacaagaGAGTCTTCATGGCAAAAGACTTATCGTTTCAGtcgttggttattttcctgtaaccaGCACGCCCtgctgtgtgttattcctcactTATCAGCTCTAGCTAATGGTGTTACATTTGTATCGTTTGTAAAGAATATAATCACAACATCTACTTTTTGGACTCTCAGAAAAGTAAAAAGGTGTGTATTTTTTCTCCTTCAACAGAAACCCACCACAGGCTTCTATAATGCGAAAAGAAGCCGCATCAACAACCGCATTACCAAACACCGCCGCTTATCCCTGACTGCATGTTGGTTTATCCGCGCTTAAATGTGATAGGACTACAGAATGTTGTGCTCGCCGTACAAAAATGGGTAAGTGTTAAAAAACTcgttcaaaatgtaaaaatcatttttaaatcataatacttaatatacaattatttaataaacatattagaatTCATTAGAAATTATACcctttaaaaactgaaataacaTACGTTTGTTGTAAAATGGTGTATAAAAGTATTAGCGTCTACCCCTCCTCTCTACGCCGGGATGGCGCCTTCCAGATGATGACGCACTTTCTTCGACGAGTCCGTtcgagcggccattttgatagAAGTTTGAGGTTAGAAAAATAGACCGGGgtatttgttttagttttatgtAAAATACGTTTGCTCCGGGAAATCTAATTCTACAACGCAGATTCTTTATTTAACGAACTCCTGTTTTTGGCCGCGAGAACTTTGAAAATAAGACAAGCTAAACGAGAAAACGGAGAGCGCGAAAAAACCTTCCTACCATTCATTGCGCGAGCTTGAGGCCCTCTTTCATCCTTCATGGACGATAGTTAGCAGCGACGTTTTATGGGACTATAAGCGTTAATCCGTTTATCTGATATTTGTGATATTATCTGTGATAATAATTTGGTAGATAACGCATACTACGTTGTGCATTGTTTATATTTGAGTTTCAATAAAGCGCGGTGTTTGCAACGTCCCGCCGTAAAGCTAGCTAGGCTAGCTAACTAAATTATTTACCGTGGTGGCTAacgcattagctagctagcacaaaGCGCCCACCTACTCTGACGTTCGGTACTAGCTAGCACCCACCGCGATTTCGCATTAAATCATGGAGACGTGTTATATTCGTGTGGCTGAGGATGAAAACGAGGAGCCAATGGAAATTCCCTCAGAGGAGGATGGGACAGTACTGCTGTCCAGCGTGGCGGCGCAGTTTCCAGGCGCGTGCGGCCTGCGTTACCGGAGCCCGGTGTCTCAGTGCATGCGGGGGGTGCGCTTAGTGGAGGGCGTGCTGCATGCACCGGAGGCCGACTGGGGCAATCTGGTGTACGTAGTCAACTACCCAAAAGGTAATCTGTACATCGCACAAGAAAATAAACCGTGTGCATGTATAGCTAGTTTATATGTGCAGGCTGTTTGCACTTGCACTCGTTGTTCTTTTAATTCTCTACACAGCAGGTACCCAGCCATGGTCCTGGAGTCCCCTTTGTAccgcacattttagtgttttgtcTGCTCTAATACATCCACTTCAACTTAGGAAAGGTTGTTACTTTGCTGATTGAACTATTcaggtgtgttgtgttatgttggAGCAGgggaaacactaaaatgtgcagaacaTGGGCCACTCCAGGATCAGAGTTGGGAACCTGTGGTCTACACCAACCATATAGGTGCACTTTGCAGAATACCAGGCTGTATCCAGTGTGTTAAGATAAATGCACAATTTCTTATTCCCTCTATCCTATCCAGCATTGGAAAGGCACCATCTTAGGACTACCACTGACCAGATGTGACTTGAGTGGTGAACCATCAGTGATGATAATGGCATCCTACTGGGTGTTTCTTGggcacagcagcagcagtgttgggcttttgttttattactgaCCACTAGGGGTGTTGCAGTTTGAGATTTCCACAGTATGATaacctagtctaaaaatatcacagtttcaCTGTATTATTTgaccataaaaacacacaagatggtggagaaaaatgaaagcaaagatTATTACAAAACCTTTGTACAAAAATCTGTAATTGTTCTTTCTTTGAAAGACTTTTTGAGAGCGATTTCTACATAAAACATCTAAGTAGTCTGGCAGTGTGCATCACcactgagccaaaaaaaaagaaaaggacgtTTTTCTGTTCAGTTCTGGTCAGCAGTgcaatgttgtgtgtgtttgatagctAAAGTTCATGATAGTTCAAGTTCCAAACATATTAGGAGTGGTGGCAGAAGTAGGAATGCAACATGTCCAAGGAGGTGGTTGTGAAATCCAATCTTCATTTTTGTATAGTCACATCCAGACACAAAAGGGATACTATTGGAATAAGGAACTTGactgggtttaaaaaaaaaaaaaaagaaaagaaaataggtAGACAATAATagacagaaatataatttaattggGTTTTTGGGGGAGAAAAAGTCAGCAGTCGGGTGACTGTCCAATACACCGTGACTAAACCATGAAACTGTAACAACCCTACCGACTACCTTATTAGACATGGCACCACACGCGTTACCAAGCCACTTCTATGTCCATGTCTATTCTGTGCTAAGAATAGGCCATCATTCAAGTATCATCTGCTCAGCAGTGGTCCTGTTGTGATCCTTTCCATTCATGGACAGGGTAGAATGGTGAAAACAAACTATATAATCATTATACACCTATAAGGTACACCTATATGTTAAGTGTGTCTGATAATATGAACAGTGTTTGTTTGAATTCCTTTAACTGGCCAAGTTTGTGCAGTCTACTGTTGTTATCATATCGCGAATCTAACCTTAAagcttaattaattttttagaCAATAAAAGAAAGATGGATGAAATGGATGCTGCTTCTGCTGTGAAAATTAAGAGGGGCATTCAGAAGACTTCAGACTTGATTGTTCTTGGATTACCATGGAAAACATCTGAGCAAGACCTGAAAGACTATTTCAGCACATTTGGAGAGGTGATAATGGTACAGGTTAGTAATACTAGGTTTTTCTTCCACAATTTGGAGCAAACACATAATGCTTCAGTTTAGACTCACAGCATTTGCATGTGTTCTCTGATTTAAAACATACAGTTCAACTCATCAGCTGAACTATAAACCCTTCAATAGTTATTTTGGGTTTGTTATAGTACAGAAAACACTAAACAATGTGGTTAGATGGTTTTCAAGGACTTGAGTATGTATTGAGTGTTGTGTATTTCTTTGACAGGTTAAGAGAGATGCAAAAACAGGAAATTCTAAAGGATTTGGCTTTGTAAGGTTTACAGACTATGAGACACAGATTAAAGTGATGTCCCAGCGGCATATGATTGATGGGAGGTGGTGTGACTGCAAGCTCCCCAACTCAAAGGTATAACCTCTATTCTgtgtaatcatttaattaaatatttatactaaACTGGATGCAATTCACATGACCTGTGTAGTATAATGTAATCCTAGATGTGGAAGTATTTTTTCTACCTAGATGCATGCATTGTCCTGAGCATTGAATGgttataatgtattatgttGTCGTGGTCATGATTACGCCTGTTTTCTAATCGTTGATCTAGTATTTCATGGAACAAGCTGGGCTAGACGAGCCTATGCGGAGTAGGAAAGTGTTTGTGGGCCGTTGTACTGAGGACATGACTGCTGATGACCTCAGGCAGTTCTTTATGCAGTACGGTGAAGTCACAGATGTCTTCATTCCTAAGCCTTTCCGAGCATTCGCCTTTGTCACTTTTGCTGATGACCAGGTTGGTTTCCCACAGCTTGAGTTGAATTCTATCCACTGTTAGCTTGGCTGACACTTTCTGTAACTCTGTAATTTTGTTCTCCAGGTTGCCCAGTCTCTGTGTGGTGAGGACCTGATCATCAAGGGCACCAGCGTACACATCTCTAACGCAGAGCCTAAGCACAATAATAGTAGGCACATGTTGGATCGTGCTCGTTTTGGGGGGTTTGGGCAGGGCTTTGGTAGTCGCAGTCATAACAGCAATGTGAATTTTGGGGCTCTTAGCTTAAACCCAGCCATGATGGCAGCAGCCCAGGCAGCCCTTCAGAGCAGCTGGGGAATGATGGGTATGCTGGCCAATCAACAGAGTCAGACGGCTGCCTCTGGCACCACTGCAGCCGGCCAAACAGCAGGTAGCAGAGATCAGGGCCAGGGCTATAGCGCAGCCGGCAGCAATTATAATGCCACCAGTTCAGCTAGTCTCGGGTGGGGTGCCAATAACACGCCCTCCAGTGGTGGCTTTAGCTCTGGCTTTGGCTCCAGTATGGAGACCAAATCTAGTTGGGGAATGTAGAGAGTTACTTTGTTTTTGCAGTGTCCTTATTTCTAAATTAGGTAAGTACTTTGAGATGAGAGTTTGCAGGCAGATcttatttttcttgtatttaGAAGATATTTGCTTCTGAGTTTTGTTTAAAAGATGTTCTAAATGAAAAACTCTTTATAAAATTGATTGGGTTAAATTGTAAGAGTGGTATGAACACTACGTAgaaaattaaatttgttttcattgattatttttgttaaaacctGATATTtcattgcatttcagtgtttatgaaTTGTACTTAGAGATGCTTTGTTGTGAATCTCATTTGAGTTGTATTGTGTGGAgttgtttgcattttttgtttagAGTTTATGGTCAAGCCTTCATAAATCTCTTCTACAGTTCACCACCTCTTTTCCCATTTCCCTGGAAGAAGCGCTTCGTTGGCCGCAATGTTCGAGCGATCTCAGTATCAGTACCCTTCTTCCCATGTGTAAATGCTTTGCCATCAAAGAACACAGCTTCACTCTTCATTTACTGTGTTAGACGGTGGGTGTTGTCTTTTTCTCCCCTTTTCATGGATAAATCTGTCCAATATGTATCGCTTTGAGAGCGAGTGAGATGGTGATGGATTGTTGGTGGGCCAAGAGTGAGAGACTGAATGAGCGAACAGACTGAGAGAGCGAACGTGAACGCAAGTGTGAAAAGAGCTGgttgtgcatttaaaaaaaaaaaaaaaaaaaaaaaaaacaagatgacTGCAAGATGTGAGAAGAAcctgtgtgagcgagtgtgaaCAGCAGCAGCATGTTTTCTGTCACATCATCAGATGGACATTCATTATTCCTATTCCCCTTTTGATCTAtctcctttccttccttttctcatATAATCAAGCTTATATAGTTACAGgaattatatatgtatgtattggAATGTCTAGCAATCTAAGTATTTGTATATTATCCGTTGTGAATGcttgtatggtgtgtgtgttctatctCCTCCCTGTTACTGACCTCCAAGTGTGAATATGTGAAGTGGTGTTGTCTGTGAGAAAGCACtggtgtgtgggggtgtgtgccAGTGAGCGTGGGCTCTGAGTGTCTCGAAGGGTGATGTGGCGGTGAAAGTTGAAGAATCCCTAAAGAAAGGTTGCATTTGTTGAAGTGCTTTGAATGCCATCTTATGTTTTGTGAATCAAAGGGAActcaaataaaactaatttgaCTAGGTATTTGACAGTGGCTTATTTTTGATTGCTACGAAAATTAATTGAATTGCAAAAACTTATTTAATTCGCATGTATAGGGACCTTGGACTCCGCTGGCCCAGGTTTACATCAGATCCCAGAGTGAAGTCAGTTTTGGGGAAGCTGAAGACTGGAGTTGGTGTAGTGTTGGCGGCTCCAACACAGTCCAACTGTGGAGATGCTGCTGATTGCCTTAGACCTGAAAAGGGACTTCTTCACTTCACTGTAACAGGATCCCTGGAATCTCTATTGAAATTTAAATGGACTATTTCAAATTGGCTGGAGCACATAGGAAAAGAACCCCAATTGAAAATAAAGGGTAAAGAATATTGTCATGGAACAATGCCTGAGCCCCTCAGTCCCGTTTCAAGTGAcactcatactttttattttgtaagtGACTCATTGTTAAATTGTGctattaggttttttttgtttttttttccccttttgtttgtttaaagctGTCACCAATGGCAGGTTCATCAGTTGTAATTTTTAAGTGGTCGTATATTTCTAAAAGTGGGAaagacattctctctctctctccccccagaACAGCTGCCTGCAAGTTTTCTTGTTTCTGTCATGAGTGAGTTGTAAAGATCCCGGgcagtttgtgaaatatttGGACTGTAATCGGGATTTGGCAGTGAATGGTGTGAATTTCTGGTAATTTTCAATAAACAGACTCATACAAATCtttaatactgtattttaaGATTTATCCAGTTTTCTATAAGTTCGGTTTTAGTTATTTAACgtgtaaaataaatcaaattttgCCAACAGTTGTTTTACCTAtatagttttgtttgttttttgttttgttttgttttttttagattggGAAAGTTTATAAAGTGAGACTAGAGAACTAGCGTAATGAAGGGACATGTGCTTATGACTGAGTGTTAATTGgccaaataaatgttttatttaggaTGGATTGGAATCATGTTTAGTATTTGTGA is a window from the Pangasianodon hypophthalmus isolate fPanHyp1 chromosome 16, fPanHyp1.pri, whole genome shotgun sequence genome containing:
- the tardbpa gene encoding TAR DNA binding protein, like isoform X2, which produces METCYIRVAEDENEEPMEIPSEEDGTVLLSSVAAQFPGACGLRYRSPVSQCMRGVRLVEGVLHAPEADWGNLVYVVNYPKDNKRKMDEMDAASAVKIKRGIQKTSDLIVLGLPWKTSEQDLKDYFSTFGEVIMVQVKRDAKTGNSKGFGFVRFTDYETQIKVMSQRHMIDGRWCDCKLPNSKYFMEQAGLDEPMRSRKVFVGRCTEDMTADDLRQFFMQYGEVTDVFIPKPFRAFAFVTFADDQVAQSLCGEDLIIKGTSVHISNAEPKHNNIHHLFSHFPGRSASLAAMFERSQYQYPSSHV
- the tardbpa gene encoding TAR DNA binding protein, like isoform X1, whose product is METCYIRVAEDENEEPMEIPSEEDGTVLLSSVAAQFPGACGLRYRSPVSQCMRGVRLVEGVLHAPEADWGNLVYVVNYPKDNKRKMDEMDAASAVKIKRGIQKTSDLIVLGLPWKTSEQDLKDYFSTFGEVIMVQVKRDAKTGNSKGFGFVRFTDYETQIKVMSQRHMIDGRWCDCKLPNSKYFMEQAGLDEPMRSRKVFVGRCTEDMTADDLRQFFMQYGEVTDVFIPKPFRAFAFVTFADDQVAQSLCGEDLIIKGTSVHISNAEPKHNNSRHMLDRARFGGFGQGFGSRSHNSNVNFGALSLNPAMMAAAQAALQSSWGMMGMLANQQSQTAASGTTAAGQTAGSRDQGQGYSAAGSNYNATSSASLGWGANNTPSSGGFSSGFGSSMETKSSWGM